The Nostoc sp. PCC 7524 nucleotide sequence CATGACTCTTTCGGCTTGGCTCAGGATTGCCTTGTCTGTGAACAGATTTAGGTTTCCCTGAGTTTGAGAGCTGCCACTTAAAGAATTTCTTCTTTAAGGCTCAATTACTTAAGTCCGTAGCGTCTGCCATTCCGCCACACCCCCCCATTGTCTTGGGAGTTAGTTATTTTTTGGAGGCAGCAAATACCTCCTCATCTATTCCAGCATTAATTGCGTCTTTTGTCCAACCTGATGGAAAAATTTGTATCTAACTTGGGCGAGTTGTTGTCTCTCGTTGAGAGTGGCGTTTAATGCCTCGCACTCAAATAGCTTGAGTATCTTCCACCTTGTTTAACAAGACCACTGCTGGTTTAGCGCCTTCGCTATTGTAGCATTATTTTATGATTTGGATCAGCAATAATCAGGAATTTTTGCGAGAGTCATTTAAAAGCCCAATAGTTACGCTTTCTTCAGCCTCTCTGTTCAGCCTATGATGGAAAACAGATGCACTAAATGATCTGAACCATCCCAAGAGAGAGTTTATGATTGTACCCTTTGTACCCTTGCTATATCTGGCTTTAGCTGGAGCTTATTTGTTAGTTGTGCCTGTGGCTTTAATGCTGTACTTGAACCTACGTTGGTATACGGCAGGCTCGATTGAGCGCACCATTATGTATTTTATGGTTTTCTTCTTCTTTCCAGGACTGTTGGTTTTGTCACCGTTTGTGAATCTGCGGCCCAAGCCACGAAAAATTGAAGTTTAACAAGATTGATTGGTAGGTCATAACACTCATGCGACGGAT carries:
- the ndhL gene encoding NAD(P)H-quinone oxidoreductase subunit L; this encodes MIVPFVPLLYLALAGAYLLVVPVALMLYLNLRWYTAGSIERTIMYFMVFFFFPGLLVLSPFVNLRPKPRKIEV